In Ovis canadensis isolate MfBH-ARS-UI-01 breed Bighorn chromosome 3, ARS-UI_OviCan_v2, whole genome shotgun sequence, one DNA window encodes the following:
- the HDAC7 gene encoding histone deacetylase 7 isoform X5, which produces MHSPGADGTQVSPAAPCSSPPIIGWPRPRADTPGPQPQPMDLRVGQRPAVDAPPEPTLLALQHPQRLHHHLFLASLQPQRSAEPMRLSMDTPMPELQMGQQEQELRQLLNKDKSKRSAVASSVVKQKLAEVILKKQQAALERTVHPNSPSVPYRTLEPLETEGAARSMLGSFLPPVPSLPCDPPEHFPLRKTVSEPNLKLRYKPKKSLERRKNPLLRKESAPPSLRRRPAETLGDSSPSSSSTPASGCSSPNDSEHGPNPVLGSEADGDRRTHATLGPRGPVLGNPHAHLFLPHGLEPEAGGPLPSRLQPILLLDPSVSHTPLLTVPGLGPLPFHFAQSLLTTERPSGSGLHRPLSRTRSEPLPPSATAPSLLGPLQPRLERLKPHVQLIKRSAKPSEKPRLRQIPSAEDLETDSGSVGPLRDDGLEHRESSHGQQEARGPVPLQQHQQVFLWEQQRLAGRLPRGATGDSMLLPLAPGSHRPLSRAQSSPAAPASLPTPEPASQARILPSSETPARTLPFTTGLVYDSVMLKHQCSCGDNSRHPEHAGRIQSIWSRLLERGLRSQCESLRGRKASLEELQSVHSERHVLLYGTNPLSRLKLDNGKLAGLLAQRMFVMLPCGGVGVDTDTIWNELHSSNAARWAAGSVTDLAFKVASRELKNGFAVVRPPGHHADHSTAMGFCFFNSVAIACRQLQQQGKASKILIVDWDVHHGNGTQQTFYQDPNVLYISLHRHDDGNFFPGSGAVDEVGAGSGEGFNVNVAWAGGLDPPMGDPEYLAAFRIVVMPIAREFSPDLVLVSAGFDAAEGHPPPLGGYHVSAKCFGYMTQQLMSLAGGAVVLALEGGHDLTAICDASEACVAALLGNKVDPLSEEGWKQKPNLNAIRSLEAVIRVHSEYWGCMQRLASRPDSWVHRVPGADAEEVEAVTALASLSVGILAEERTSGQLVEEEEPMNL; this is translated from the exons ATGCACAGCCCCGGCGCTG ATGGGACCCAGGTGAGCCCGGCTGCCCCCTGCTCCAGCCCGCCCATCATAG GCTGGCCCAGGCCCCGCGCAGACACGCCAGGCCCTCAGCCCCAGCCCATGGACCTGCGGGTGGGCCAGCGGCCCGCGGTGGATGCCCCGCCGGAGCCCACACTGCTGGCCCTGCAGCACCCCCAGCGCCTCCACCACCACCTCTTCTTGGCGAGCCTGCAGCCCCAGCGCTCCGCAGAGCCCATGCGG ctctCAATGGACACGCCGATGCCCGAGTTGCAGATGGGGCAGCAGGAACAAGAGCTGCGGCAGCTTCTCAATAAGGACAAGAGCAAGCGAA GTGCCGTAGCCAGCAGTGTGGTCAAGCAGAAGCTGGCAGAGGTGATTCTGAAGAAACAACAGGCGGCCCTAGAGAGAACGGTTCATCCTAATAGCCCCAGCGTTCCCTACAG AACTCTCGAGCCCTTGGAGACGGAGGGAGCTGCCCGTTCCATGCTCGGCAGCTTCCTGCCTCCtgttcccagcctgccttgcgaCCCCCCAGAACACTTCCCTCTGCGCAAGACAG TCTCCGAGCCCAACCTGAAGCTGCGCTACAAGCCCAAGAAGTCCCTGGAGCGGAGGAAGAACCCGCTACTGCGGAAGGAGAGCGCCCCTCCCAGCCTCCGTCGGCGGCCAGCAGAGACCCTTGGCG ACTCCTCCCCTAGTAGTAGCAGCACGCCGGCATCAGGGTGCAGCTCCCCCAACGACAGCGAGCATGGCCCCAACCCCGTCCTGGGCTCCGAG GCTGATGGTGACCGCAGGACCCATGCGACTCTGGGCCCTCGGGGCCCAGTCCTGGGGAACCCCCATGCTCACCTCTTCCTGCCCCATGGCCTGGAGCCCGAGGCTGGGGGCCCCCTGCCCTCTCGCCTGCAGCCCATTCTCCTCCTGGATCCCTCAGTGTCTCACACCCCTCTGCTGACTG TGCCCGGGCTTGGGCCACTGCCCTTCCACTTTGCCCAGTCCTTACTGACCACCGAGCGGCCCTCTGGATCAGGCCTCCACCGGCCACTGAGCCGGACCCGctcagagcccctgcccccaagCGCCACTGCCCCCTCACTGCTGGGCCCCCTGCAGCCCCGCCTGGAGCGGCTCAAACCTCACGTCCAGCTGATCAAG AGGTCAGCCAAGCCGAGTGAGAAGCCCCGACTGCGGCAGATACCCTCAGCTGAGGACCTCGAGACGGACAGTGGGAGCGTGGGGCCGCTGCGGGATGATGGCCTGGAACATAGGGAGTCCAGTCATGGGCAGCAGGAGGCCAGAGGCCCTGTTCCTCTCCAGCAGCACCAGCAG GTGTTCCTCTGGGAGCAGCAGCGGCTGGCTGGGCGGCTCCCCCGAGGAGCCACTGGAGACTCCATGCTGCTTCCCCTGGCCCCGGGCAGTCACCGGCCCCTGTCCAGGGCTCAGTCGTCCCCGGCCGCACCTGCCTCGCTGCCGACCCCAGAGCCCGCCAGCCAGGCCCGTATCCTGCCCAGCTCAGAGACCCCTGCCCGGACCCTGCCCTTCACCACGG GGCTGGTCTATGACTCGGTGATGCTGAAGCACCAGTGCTCCTGTGGGGACAACAGCAGGCACCCGGAGCACGCGGGCCGTATCCAGAGCATCTGGTCCCGGCTGCTGGAACGGGGGCTCCGGAGCCAGTGTGAG TCTCTCCGGGGCCGGAAGGCCTCCCTGGAGGAGCTGCAGTCGGTGCACTCTGAGCGGCACGTACTCCTCTACGGCACCAACCCGCTCAGCCGCCTCAAACTGGACAATGGGAAGCTAGCAG GCCTCCTGGCACAGCGGATGTTCGTGATGCTGCCTTGTGGTGGCGTTGGG GTGGACACCGACACCATCTGGAATGAGCTGCACTCCTCCAATGCGGCCCGCTGGGCTGCTGGCAGTGTCACCGACCTCGCCTTCAAAGTGGCCTCCCGTGAGCTAAAG AATGGTTTTGCTGTGGTTCGGCCCCCAGGACACCATGCAGACCATTCCACAGCCAT GGGCTTCTGCTTCTTCAATTCAGTGGCCATCGCCTGCCGGCAGCTACAACAGCAGGGCAAGGCCAGCAAGATCCTCATTGTGGACTGG GATGTTCACCATGGCAACGGCACCCAGCAGACCTTCTACCAGGACCCCAATGTGCTGTACATCTCCCTTCATCGCCATGACGACGGCAACTTCTTCCCTGGCAGTGGGGCTGTGGATGAG GTGGGAGCTGGCAGCGGTGAGGGCTTCAATGTCAACGTGGCCTGGGCTGGAGGTCTTGACCCTCCCATGGGGGATCCTGAGTACCTGGCTGCCTTCAG GATAGTTGTGATGCCCATCGCCCGGGAGTTCTCTCCGGACCTGGTCCTGGTGTCGGCTGGGTTTGATGCTGCCGAGGGTCACCCGCCCCCACTGGGTGGCTACCATGTTTCTGCCAAGT GCTTTGGGTACATGACACAGCAGCTCATGAGCTTGGCTGGAGGTGCGGTGGTGCTGGCCCTGGAGGGGGGCCATGACCTCACAGCCATCTGTGATGCCTCCGAGGCCTGCGTGGCTGCGCTTCTGGGCAACAAG GTGGATCCCCTCTCAGAAGAAGGCTGGAAGCAGAAACCCAACCTCAATGCCATCCGCTCCCTGGAAGCTGTGATCCGAGTGCACA GTGAATACTGGGGCTGCATGCAGCGCCTGGCCTCCCGTCCAGACTCCTGGGTGCACAGGGTGCCAGGGGCCGATGCAGAAGAAGTGGAGGCAGTGACGGCGTTGGCATCCCTCTCCGTGGGCATCCTGGCTGAAGAGCG GACCTCAGGGCagctggtggaggaggaggaaccCATGAATCTCTGA
- the HDAC7 gene encoding histone deacetylase 7 isoform X4 → MCARGPGRPRGCVRSDGTQVSPAAPCSSPPIIGWPRPRADTPGPQPQPMDLRVGQRPAVDAPPEPTLLALQHPQRLHHHLFLASLQPQRSAEPMRLSMDTPMPELQMGQQEQELRQLLNKDKSKRSAVASSVVKQKLAEVILKKQQAALERTVHPNSPSVPYRTLEPLETEGAARSMLGSFLPPVPSLPCDPPEHFPLRKTVSEPNLKLRYKPKKSLERRKNPLLRKESAPPSLRRRPAETLGDSSPSSSSTPASGCSSPNDSEHGPNPVLGSEADGDRRTHATLGPRGPVLGNPHAHLFLPHGLEPEAGGPLPSRLQPILLLDPSVSHTPLLTVPGLGPLPFHFAQSLLTTERPSGSGLHRPLSRTRSEPLPPSATAPSLLGPLQPRLERLKPHVQLIKRSAKPSEKPRLRQIPSAEDLETDSGSVGPLRDDGLEHRESSHGQQEARGPVPLQQHQQVFLWEQQRLAGRLPRGATGDSMLLPLAPGSHRPLSRAQSSPAAPASLPTPEPASQARILPSSETPARTLPFTTGLVYDSVMLKHQCSCGDNSRHPEHAGRIQSIWSRLLERGLRSQCESLRGRKASLEELQSVHSERHVLLYGTNPLSRLKLDNGKLAGLLAQRMFVMLPCGGVGVDTDTIWNELHSSNAARWAAGSVTDLAFKVASRELKNGFAVVRPPGHHADHSTAMGFCFFNSVAIACRQLQQQGKASKILIVDWDVHHGNGTQQTFYQDPNVLYISLHRHDDGNFFPGSGAVDEVGAGSGEGFNVNVAWAGGLDPPMGDPEYLAAFRIVVMPIAREFSPDLVLVSAGFDAAEGHPPPLGGYHVSAKCFGYMTQQLMSLAGGAVVLALEGGHDLTAICDASEACVAALLGNKVDPLSEEGWKQKPNLNAIRSLEAVIRVHSEYWGCMQRLASRPDSWVHRVPGADAEEVEAVTALASLSVGILAEERTSGQLVEEEEPMNL, encoded by the exons ATGTGTGCTCGCGGCCCCGGTCGCCCGCGAGGGTGCGTGCGCTCAG ATGGGACCCAGGTGAGCCCGGCTGCCCCCTGCTCCAGCCCGCCCATCATAG GCTGGCCCAGGCCCCGCGCAGACACGCCAGGCCCTCAGCCCCAGCCCATGGACCTGCGGGTGGGCCAGCGGCCCGCGGTGGATGCCCCGCCGGAGCCCACACTGCTGGCCCTGCAGCACCCCCAGCGCCTCCACCACCACCTCTTCTTGGCGAGCCTGCAGCCCCAGCGCTCCGCAGAGCCCATGCGG ctctCAATGGACACGCCGATGCCCGAGTTGCAGATGGGGCAGCAGGAACAAGAGCTGCGGCAGCTTCTCAATAAGGACAAGAGCAAGCGAA GTGCCGTAGCCAGCAGTGTGGTCAAGCAGAAGCTGGCAGAGGTGATTCTGAAGAAACAACAGGCGGCCCTAGAGAGAACGGTTCATCCTAATAGCCCCAGCGTTCCCTACAG AACTCTCGAGCCCTTGGAGACGGAGGGAGCTGCCCGTTCCATGCTCGGCAGCTTCCTGCCTCCtgttcccagcctgccttgcgaCCCCCCAGAACACTTCCCTCTGCGCAAGACAG TCTCCGAGCCCAACCTGAAGCTGCGCTACAAGCCCAAGAAGTCCCTGGAGCGGAGGAAGAACCCGCTACTGCGGAAGGAGAGCGCCCCTCCCAGCCTCCGTCGGCGGCCAGCAGAGACCCTTGGCG ACTCCTCCCCTAGTAGTAGCAGCACGCCGGCATCAGGGTGCAGCTCCCCCAACGACAGCGAGCATGGCCCCAACCCCGTCCTGGGCTCCGAG GCTGATGGTGACCGCAGGACCCATGCGACTCTGGGCCCTCGGGGCCCAGTCCTGGGGAACCCCCATGCTCACCTCTTCCTGCCCCATGGCCTGGAGCCCGAGGCTGGGGGCCCCCTGCCCTCTCGCCTGCAGCCCATTCTCCTCCTGGATCCCTCAGTGTCTCACACCCCTCTGCTGACTG TGCCCGGGCTTGGGCCACTGCCCTTCCACTTTGCCCAGTCCTTACTGACCACCGAGCGGCCCTCTGGATCAGGCCTCCACCGGCCACTGAGCCGGACCCGctcagagcccctgcccccaagCGCCACTGCCCCCTCACTGCTGGGCCCCCTGCAGCCCCGCCTGGAGCGGCTCAAACCTCACGTCCAGCTGATCAAG AGGTCAGCCAAGCCGAGTGAGAAGCCCCGACTGCGGCAGATACCCTCAGCTGAGGACCTCGAGACGGACAGTGGGAGCGTGGGGCCGCTGCGGGATGATGGCCTGGAACATAGGGAGTCCAGTCATGGGCAGCAGGAGGCCAGAGGCCCTGTTCCTCTCCAGCAGCACCAGCAG GTGTTCCTCTGGGAGCAGCAGCGGCTGGCTGGGCGGCTCCCCCGAGGAGCCACTGGAGACTCCATGCTGCTTCCCCTGGCCCCGGGCAGTCACCGGCCCCTGTCCAGGGCTCAGTCGTCCCCGGCCGCACCTGCCTCGCTGCCGACCCCAGAGCCCGCCAGCCAGGCCCGTATCCTGCCCAGCTCAGAGACCCCTGCCCGGACCCTGCCCTTCACCACGG GGCTGGTCTATGACTCGGTGATGCTGAAGCACCAGTGCTCCTGTGGGGACAACAGCAGGCACCCGGAGCACGCGGGCCGTATCCAGAGCATCTGGTCCCGGCTGCTGGAACGGGGGCTCCGGAGCCAGTGTGAG TCTCTCCGGGGCCGGAAGGCCTCCCTGGAGGAGCTGCAGTCGGTGCACTCTGAGCGGCACGTACTCCTCTACGGCACCAACCCGCTCAGCCGCCTCAAACTGGACAATGGGAAGCTAGCAG GCCTCCTGGCACAGCGGATGTTCGTGATGCTGCCTTGTGGTGGCGTTGGG GTGGACACCGACACCATCTGGAATGAGCTGCACTCCTCCAATGCGGCCCGCTGGGCTGCTGGCAGTGTCACCGACCTCGCCTTCAAAGTGGCCTCCCGTGAGCTAAAG AATGGTTTTGCTGTGGTTCGGCCCCCAGGACACCATGCAGACCATTCCACAGCCAT GGGCTTCTGCTTCTTCAATTCAGTGGCCATCGCCTGCCGGCAGCTACAACAGCAGGGCAAGGCCAGCAAGATCCTCATTGTGGACTGG GATGTTCACCATGGCAACGGCACCCAGCAGACCTTCTACCAGGACCCCAATGTGCTGTACATCTCCCTTCATCGCCATGACGACGGCAACTTCTTCCCTGGCAGTGGGGCTGTGGATGAG GTGGGAGCTGGCAGCGGTGAGGGCTTCAATGTCAACGTGGCCTGGGCTGGAGGTCTTGACCCTCCCATGGGGGATCCTGAGTACCTGGCTGCCTTCAG GATAGTTGTGATGCCCATCGCCCGGGAGTTCTCTCCGGACCTGGTCCTGGTGTCGGCTGGGTTTGATGCTGCCGAGGGTCACCCGCCCCCACTGGGTGGCTACCATGTTTCTGCCAAGT GCTTTGGGTACATGACACAGCAGCTCATGAGCTTGGCTGGAGGTGCGGTGGTGCTGGCCCTGGAGGGGGGCCATGACCTCACAGCCATCTGTGATGCCTCCGAGGCCTGCGTGGCTGCGCTTCTGGGCAACAAG GTGGATCCCCTCTCAGAAGAAGGCTGGAAGCAGAAACCCAACCTCAATGCCATCCGCTCCCTGGAAGCTGTGATCCGAGTGCACA GTGAATACTGGGGCTGCATGCAGCGCCTGGCCTCCCGTCCAGACTCCTGGGTGCACAGGGTGCCAGGGGCCGATGCAGAAGAAGTGGAGGCAGTGACGGCGTTGGCATCCCTCTCCGTGGGCATCCTGGCTGAAGAGCG GACCTCAGGGCagctggtggaggaggaggaaccCATGAATCTCTGA
- the HDAC7 gene encoding histone deacetylase 7 isoform X1, translating into MCARGPGRPRGCVRSDGTQVSPAAPCSSPPIIGWPRPRADTPGPQPQPMDLRVGQRPAVDAPPEPTLLALQHPQRLHHHLFLASLQPQRSAEPMRLSMDTPMPELQMGQQEQELRQLLNKDKSKRSAVASSVVKQKLAEVILKKQQAALERTVHPNSPSVPYRTLEPLETEGAARSMLGSFLPPVPSLPCDPPEHFPLRKTVSEPNLKLRYKPKKSLERRKNPLLRKESAPPSLRRRPAETLGDSSPSSSSTPASGCSSPNDSEHGPNPVLGSEAHLGQRLRLQETSLAPLALLPTITLGLPAPARADGDRRTHATLGPRGPVLGNPHAHLFLPHGLEPEAGGPLPSRLQPILLLDPSVSHTPLLTVPGLGPLPFHFAQSLLTTERPSGSGLHRPLSRTRSEPLPPSATAPSLLGPLQPRLERLKPHVQLIKRSAKPSEKPRLRQIPSAEDLETDSGSVGPLRDDGLEHRESSHGQQEARGPVPLQQHQQVFLWEQQRLAGRLPRGATGDSMLLPLAPGSHRPLSRAQSSPAAPASLPTPEPASQARILPSSETPARTLPFTTGLVYDSVMLKHQCSCGDNSRHPEHAGRIQSIWSRLLERGLRSQCESLRGRKASLEELQSVHSERHVLLYGTNPLSRLKLDNGKLAGLLAQRMFVMLPCGGVGVDTDTIWNELHSSNAARWAAGSVTDLAFKVASRELKNGFAVVRPPGHHADHSTAMGFCFFNSVAIACRQLQQQGKASKILIVDWDVHHGNGTQQTFYQDPNVLYISLHRHDDGNFFPGSGAVDEVGAGSGEGFNVNVAWAGGLDPPMGDPEYLAAFRIVVMPIAREFSPDLVLVSAGFDAAEGHPPPLGGYHVSAKCFGYMTQQLMSLAGGAVVLALEGGHDLTAICDASEACVAALLGNKVDPLSEEGWKQKPNLNAIRSLEAVIRVHSEYWGCMQRLASRPDSWVHRVPGADAEEVEAVTALASLSVGILAEERTSGQLVEEEEPMNL; encoded by the exons ATGTGTGCTCGCGGCCCCGGTCGCCCGCGAGGGTGCGTGCGCTCAG ATGGGACCCAGGTGAGCCCGGCTGCCCCCTGCTCCAGCCCGCCCATCATAG GCTGGCCCAGGCCCCGCGCAGACACGCCAGGCCCTCAGCCCCAGCCCATGGACCTGCGGGTGGGCCAGCGGCCCGCGGTGGATGCCCCGCCGGAGCCCACACTGCTGGCCCTGCAGCACCCCCAGCGCCTCCACCACCACCTCTTCTTGGCGAGCCTGCAGCCCCAGCGCTCCGCAGAGCCCATGCGG ctctCAATGGACACGCCGATGCCCGAGTTGCAGATGGGGCAGCAGGAACAAGAGCTGCGGCAGCTTCTCAATAAGGACAAGAGCAAGCGAA GTGCCGTAGCCAGCAGTGTGGTCAAGCAGAAGCTGGCAGAGGTGATTCTGAAGAAACAACAGGCGGCCCTAGAGAGAACGGTTCATCCTAATAGCCCCAGCGTTCCCTACAG AACTCTCGAGCCCTTGGAGACGGAGGGAGCTGCCCGTTCCATGCTCGGCAGCTTCCTGCCTCCtgttcccagcctgccttgcgaCCCCCCAGAACACTTCCCTCTGCGCAAGACAG TCTCCGAGCCCAACCTGAAGCTGCGCTACAAGCCCAAGAAGTCCCTGGAGCGGAGGAAGAACCCGCTACTGCGGAAGGAGAGCGCCCCTCCCAGCCTCCGTCGGCGGCCAGCAGAGACCCTTGGCG ACTCCTCCCCTAGTAGTAGCAGCACGCCGGCATCAGGGTGCAGCTCCCCCAACGACAGCGAGCATGGCCCCAACCCCGTCCTGGGCTCCGAG GCGCACTTGGGCCAGCGGCTGCGGCTGCAGGAGACCTCTCTGGCCCCGCTCGCCTTGCTGCCCACAATCACACTGGGGCTGCCCGCCCCTGCCAGG GCTGATGGTGACCGCAGGACCCATGCGACTCTGGGCCCTCGGGGCCCAGTCCTGGGGAACCCCCATGCTCACCTCTTCCTGCCCCATGGCCTGGAGCCCGAGGCTGGGGGCCCCCTGCCCTCTCGCCTGCAGCCCATTCTCCTCCTGGATCCCTCAGTGTCTCACACCCCTCTGCTGACTG TGCCCGGGCTTGGGCCACTGCCCTTCCACTTTGCCCAGTCCTTACTGACCACCGAGCGGCCCTCTGGATCAGGCCTCCACCGGCCACTGAGCCGGACCCGctcagagcccctgcccccaagCGCCACTGCCCCCTCACTGCTGGGCCCCCTGCAGCCCCGCCTGGAGCGGCTCAAACCTCACGTCCAGCTGATCAAG AGGTCAGCCAAGCCGAGTGAGAAGCCCCGACTGCGGCAGATACCCTCAGCTGAGGACCTCGAGACGGACAGTGGGAGCGTGGGGCCGCTGCGGGATGATGGCCTGGAACATAGGGAGTCCAGTCATGGGCAGCAGGAGGCCAGAGGCCCTGTTCCTCTCCAGCAGCACCAGCAG GTGTTCCTCTGGGAGCAGCAGCGGCTGGCTGGGCGGCTCCCCCGAGGAGCCACTGGAGACTCCATGCTGCTTCCCCTGGCCCCGGGCAGTCACCGGCCCCTGTCCAGGGCTCAGTCGTCCCCGGCCGCACCTGCCTCGCTGCCGACCCCAGAGCCCGCCAGCCAGGCCCGTATCCTGCCCAGCTCAGAGACCCCTGCCCGGACCCTGCCCTTCACCACGG GGCTGGTCTATGACTCGGTGATGCTGAAGCACCAGTGCTCCTGTGGGGACAACAGCAGGCACCCGGAGCACGCGGGCCGTATCCAGAGCATCTGGTCCCGGCTGCTGGAACGGGGGCTCCGGAGCCAGTGTGAG TCTCTCCGGGGCCGGAAGGCCTCCCTGGAGGAGCTGCAGTCGGTGCACTCTGAGCGGCACGTACTCCTCTACGGCACCAACCCGCTCAGCCGCCTCAAACTGGACAATGGGAAGCTAGCAG GCCTCCTGGCACAGCGGATGTTCGTGATGCTGCCTTGTGGTGGCGTTGGG GTGGACACCGACACCATCTGGAATGAGCTGCACTCCTCCAATGCGGCCCGCTGGGCTGCTGGCAGTGTCACCGACCTCGCCTTCAAAGTGGCCTCCCGTGAGCTAAAG AATGGTTTTGCTGTGGTTCGGCCCCCAGGACACCATGCAGACCATTCCACAGCCAT GGGCTTCTGCTTCTTCAATTCAGTGGCCATCGCCTGCCGGCAGCTACAACAGCAGGGCAAGGCCAGCAAGATCCTCATTGTGGACTGG GATGTTCACCATGGCAACGGCACCCAGCAGACCTTCTACCAGGACCCCAATGTGCTGTACATCTCCCTTCATCGCCATGACGACGGCAACTTCTTCCCTGGCAGTGGGGCTGTGGATGAG GTGGGAGCTGGCAGCGGTGAGGGCTTCAATGTCAACGTGGCCTGGGCTGGAGGTCTTGACCCTCCCATGGGGGATCCTGAGTACCTGGCTGCCTTCAG GATAGTTGTGATGCCCATCGCCCGGGAGTTCTCTCCGGACCTGGTCCTGGTGTCGGCTGGGTTTGATGCTGCCGAGGGTCACCCGCCCCCACTGGGTGGCTACCATGTTTCTGCCAAGT GCTTTGGGTACATGACACAGCAGCTCATGAGCTTGGCTGGAGGTGCGGTGGTGCTGGCCCTGGAGGGGGGCCATGACCTCACAGCCATCTGTGATGCCTCCGAGGCCTGCGTGGCTGCGCTTCTGGGCAACAAG GTGGATCCCCTCTCAGAAGAAGGCTGGAAGCAGAAACCCAACCTCAATGCCATCCGCTCCCTGGAAGCTGTGATCCGAGTGCACA GTGAATACTGGGGCTGCATGCAGCGCCTGGCCTCCCGTCCAGACTCCTGGGTGCACAGGGTGCCAGGGGCCGATGCAGAAGAAGTGGAGGCAGTGACGGCGTTGGCATCCCTCTCCGTGGGCATCCTGGCTGAAGAGCG GACCTCAGGGCagctggtggaggaggaggaaccCATGAATCTCTGA